The Levilactobacillus namurensis genomic interval TGATTAAAATTTTGATGGCAGCGAAAAAATGGGAAACTTAGCGCTCCCCATCACGTTCAAATAGTTTACCATACCGAACATACTTTCGCTAGTCTGGTGATTCACCGGGCGAACTTATCTTGATAAATCGTCACGTTCGCAGTGCGGTCTCCCCGGACGACCGTCGTGGTCTGCACTTTGGTTAACCCTTGATCAGCCCAAAACGCCGGCGCATTGCGGTCCCCCATGAAGACGCTCAGCTGTAGCTGGACGGCATCCGCCGCCCGTAGCGTGGTCACTAGGCTCTGATAGAGGTCGGCACACCGCGCCGCCGATAGCGTCTTCTCCGGCATCCAAAGCCCTAACCAGACCAGACTGGGCAACGGGTAATCGATGATCAGATCAACGATCAAAACCAACTGCTCATCCTCGAAAGCCCCCAGGTACGCCTTCTGGTCCGCCGTGGCGTTGACCGGCACGTCGTCTAAGTCCTGAATAGCTTCCCGCCGGGTCACCGGATGGTCCTGGAAGTGTTCGTAGTAGTCCGGATGGGCGCTTTGAAACCGATAGATCAGGTCGTCATCGTCGTGGGTCAACGGCCGGACCGTGGCGTGTTGAATGTGCTGATTCCATACTGTGGCTAATTACATGCTTACTTCTCCTCCGCGTGTTGTAAGAGGTCGTGGGTCATC includes:
- a CDS encoding acetyltransferase — protein: MTHDDDDLIYRFQSAHPDYYEHFQDHPVTRREAIQDLDDVPVNATADQKAYLGAFEDEQLVLIVDLIIDYPLPSLVWLGLWMPEKTLSAARCADLYQSLVTTLRAADAVQLQLSVFMGDRNAPAFWADQGLTKVQTTTVVRGDRTANVTIYQDKFAR